The Nicotiana tabacum cultivar K326 chromosome 1, ASM71507v2, whole genome shotgun sequence genome segment aaaagagaaggggaATACCTTCAAAGTGGCGTGCACAATATCGTTCATCAGGATCAAGGAACTATGGCTCTCTAGCTTAGCTTTCTCAATTGGGCCAATTAAAGGCTCTAGCCATACATCCGCTTGACCTGATTTCCTTAAGAGACTGCCCTCAGCAGGAACTTCAATGACTACTCGCCTCATAGCAGCACTTCTACTTGAGGAGCCAACCTCAGTGCGATGAATGTTTGGAGGAGGAATTGTCGAAGGAGGAACAGAAGAGGTGGTAAAAATAGTCTGGGGAGGAACAGAAACAATCAAGACTGGCAAAGAATGAGTTAAAGACACGGGTGTCGAAAGAGAAGCCAAAGGTACTTCATCTAAAACAGGGCTTAAGCCTTCACTACCAAACTCGCTAATAAAAAGCTGCTCAGCAGAGTCATGAGCAGCAGCGGGAGCAACGTCATCATCAAGAATCAGTACTGGAGTCTTAGTAGACTCGGTAAGAGGAACAGAACGACGGGGGGATACCTCTGCTTCATCATCAGAAATGATGCGTCTTTGAGCTCATAGCCTTGTCACCAAAGAGCCCCCGTCTTCCTCCTCTTTAGAGTCTTGTTCCTCAACGGCAACGACTTTTCTTTTTGTAGAAGAACCCAAGATTATTTCTTGAGCCCTTTCCAAAGAGATGCGGGAAGCCGTGACTGCCTCGGCAGTGACTCtacgaatagcaaatcctgataaaaagatgGATTGAAATTAgtgcaataaaaaaaatatacacgaaaagatgaaataaaataaaagctcttaccatgagtttttactttccaaccaaaacggttagaaagtgttttccaagacTTATCATCCATTGGTGCGGTCCTCAATAACTTGTCTACCCAATCACAAAAATTGGAAAAGTCTtccacaactcccatggttgctaaaaaaaaGAGCAAAATTAGAAAAGTTGACAAACTTGAATaaaaaggtacgagaaagttaaaaagacttacgtgcaaaatttcacttctcagggaagggaacattATCATCACCCattaaaccaacagtgggggcagcaacaaacctgACATATCAGTCACGGTCTTTGTCATCCtcagggctcaccaaaactcTCTTGCTCCTGGCTACTAGTGTGAAAACACCATTGCGAAAGAGTTTAGGGGAGTAAAGGTGAATCAAATGAGGGAAAGTAAAGGGAACAACGACTGTGTTGGTCAAATGCCTCAAACAGTCAACAACCCTCCATATGATTGGGCTAATTTGACCCAAATAAACATCGAATAAACGACAAAATTCAAGAATAACAGGGTCAATATATGGTCTAAACTCTAAggtgaaagggtatgtataaataaaagaaaacccgGTTATGTAAGAGGTGATTCTTTAATttggattagggataataatAGGGAAATCACTACTCCAATGACAGTCTCTACGAACTACAGAAATCAAACCTTCTGTAATTTGAGTGGGATAAATATCAGCACGATCTAAACTAGAGACTTGGTTCCTAAGAGATTCTCTATCATGATAAACTACTGTAGGCTCGCGAAGAGGTTCAGAAGGTTCTTTACCTCTTGAAGAAGATCTTTGTGAAAGTGAACCCCTAGTTCTAGAAGAAGGGCCAGAACTAGGTAAAGGAGTGGAAGAACCGCGAACAGATCCTAAATTGCGAGGCCTACCTCCCCTTCTGCTTCTAATGAGGGCATTAGGGAAGGTATCAACTATGGGAACCCTTCTAGAGTTAGAATTTGAAGAAGACATGATGAAGAAGGATGATATGATGGAGAAGCAAACAGGGATTTGAGAGATTGAATATTCAGTAAACTTTATGTggaaaagacaaagaaagaaaTTATATTTATACTGATAAGCAACCGCCGAAGGAAAAAGTGTAATGATGGAAGtaccataataatgataactgaTGCTTCGTGAATATTGGAGCTGTGAAAAAGCCTTAAAAAAGGTTGCAAAACTGCAGAACTAATGAAAAGGTGACACGTGTgaagagcattaaatggaagAGACAATTAaagcgtcaattttgtcatagcattaatggtgacaaaaattttcgttttaatgaaatccacttctcAAATATTCAATTAATGAATAAgtggcaagtggggggactatctgtattgaaaaaaattgagtttacatattaaagtagAATAAAGATGACGTGTCAAGACACGTAGACTAGTCAAAGAGTTACAGCTGGCAAAGAaacacgagttgcaacagatacgagcaaaggcaaaggaagagaCACGGGCAGATATTCAAAGGACTTGGCACCCGTACCTATTTAAGTTATTTAGGTTTaggaatcaaaaggaatgaatctgacaatatatgagagtacagatacagtatttaatgagcattaaatacagaatacgttagagaatctgtattaaatacaatgattgtgtaacgtagcattcaatgtctttaattactcataatagccttATTATGACAAGGCAAAACGCATATCTcccaaatagctataaaagggagataactgatcaattgtagggacacgaaatactatctgaatatattgatttacttgttttccttCTGATTATATTATTGCTAGCCAAATTACTTTCTTtcatatattcttttgattatcagtaatccGAATTCTTCTAAATTAAAGTTTTGACCGAAAtcccattttttggttaaacaagtaTATTTTGCCTATATTTTTAAGTATCTATTAACCATAGCCATAGGATAGCATCGACTGCCTGTAATAAGTACTCCCTATAGAGAGACACAAATTCAAGAACtaaagcaacccccacttccaaccaagaggttatgagttcgagtcaccccaagagcaaggtggggagttcttggtgggaaggatgccgagggtctattttgGAAACAGGCTCTCTacccatggtaggggtaaggtttgcgtacacactaccctccccagaccccactagtgggattatactaggttgttgttgttgttgttgttgttgttgttgttttaagaTTTTCAGCATTAAACTTATTGTATTGTTAAAATTATGTATTGAGATTTAATATTTATTGAGATTTTAATAagtttttatgtatatatttatacTATGTATCAAAAGTTAGGGGTTCATATGAATCCGTAGCCGATAGGCTATATCCACCCCTGACAGTAGATaacttattttaaaatttaagttgCAATTAATGCAGTAGTTACACTTCaacttattttaaaatttaaggtAGTTTACTGTTAAAAAGTTAGAAAAAATGTAATTATATTTCTTACGGACTCTTAATTAAGTTAATTCATTGCCAAAGATAATGCATGCGCAGTTTTAaatttatgtgtgtgtgtgtttatttaGCGATTGTATCagcaaatattataaaataaataaataaatatacatacatacatatatatatatatatatatatatatatatatatatatatatatatatgaaagaagtatcgtattattaagttgatcaatccattcatgaaataaaattcaaattgccaacttaaACACATttataaagatgaagcatttcagttaaaaatgaaatagaaaactTATTATTTAACAAATTATTTACATGTCATAGAAACCGTGAAAATTGTGTGTGCCAACATTAACATGACCATTATCACAAGAAGAGAGATTACAGGAAGTTTATCATTATGTTGGCCATGGGAAATTAATTAATGAATAATATTTTTAGAAGTATAATTAAAAGTTGATAGAAAATTGCGTGTGTTTGTTTTTGTGTACGGAGGAACGTATTTATAAGTTTTCATAATTTAATACGGGAATATTGTTTTTAATTGCTGGATGATTAGAAGTTATGAAAAGGTTATTTGAGCCCGAATAGCCCGAATAGAATTTTTTTGTTCCCCGCATTTATTTTCTGCTTCCTTATGTCTAGTATTTAGACAAATTTAACTTTCTTTTCCCATGGTAATAGGGCCAAAGAAAAAGAACATGGATCTGGTTCTAATATAGAATCAGCACCAAATAGCAATGTATTGTTGTTAACCAGGGAGATGGTGCTGACTTTGAAGATACTGCCTATAAAGATTGTGAAGCAGATATAGTGATGGACAATTCCTCGGAAGACTATGACTCCTCTAAGTCTGATGATGAATTTGTTAAAAACAAGGGGAATTTCTTCCGAGAGAAATCAGTGGAATGTACTCTTACACAAATACAACAAAATACTACTTACTTCAACAATCTATCCCCAAGAGGTGGATCCAAGCCTTATACTAGGAAATTTGTGCTTCCACCCATGGAAGAACAAATTTCTATTTCTCTAGAACAAAACCAATCCCCCGATATTTCTAATGATTAGCACACTTTCATGGAATATTAGAGGGATAGGGTCTCAAGGTGTTGCTGAAAGACTTTGTCTTCTTAAGAATGAATACAAAATTCCCTATATGTTCCTTCAAGAACCTATGGTGGGAGCTAAAAAAATTGACAAATTCAAAAGTAAACTGGGTTATCATTCATGCTTCCACAACTGCTCCAACAAGATATGGATCTTCTGGTCTTCTGAGTGCATATTAGATATTGTGGAAGATAAGGAACAACATGTTCTAGTCCCGTTCTATATGTCTATTGTCTATGCTAAATGTGATGAACAAAGAAGATGTACTCTCTGGGATGAACTCAGGAACATTGACAATCGAGTCAATGGGCCATGGGAGTAGTAGGTGATTTCAATGGGATCACCAATgctgaagaaaataaaggaagaaggCCTTACAAATTTGAAGAAATCTTTGACTCCATCTCCTGCCTAACTGACTGCAATCTCCAGGATGCAGGTTTCCTTGCCTCCATGTATACATGGTGTGATAATAGGGACCCTCCTAACACTATATGAAAAAGGCTTGATAGACTGGCATATAACTATGAATGGTTTGATAGCTTTGGAGGGACCCATGTTACTCACTTGTCCAGATCCTGCTCAGACCATGCCCCTTTACTTATCACTTGCAAAGCTAACAATGCTGATTTCACAAGATACTTTAAATTTCTTAACATCTGGGCTAAGCATAAAGACTTTTTGAATGTGGTATAACATGCATGGGATATCAATGTGATAGGAAATTCCTTATATACTCTACATCAGAAAATCAAGAACACTTGCAACTATCTCAGTTCATGGTCAAGAGAGGCATTTGGGGATATCTATGAGGAACCTAAGAAATTGAAAATCCTCATTAGAAGCCTTGAAGAAGCCTCCTTGACCAATAAATGTCCTATTGAAGGAATCTTTCTAAAGCCAGAGCAGATTTTACTCGATATCTTAAGTTTCAGGATAATATTCTGAGGCAGAAGGCCAGAATCAAATGGTTGAAAAAGGGGGATGCCAATACTGCTTTCTTCTATGGTATCATTAGGAACATGAGAAAAAGATTACATATCCAGAAGATTAAGGACATGGAAGGCAACTGGGTTGAAGGAAGCAATGAAATTGCAGATGCAACTCTTAATTACTTTGATCACTTATTTTCTGCCGACAACACTATTGAGGATAGTAATGTCCTAAGTGTGGTAAAAAATCTGTTaccaataaagacaatgatgatcTTACTATTATTCCTAATCTTGCGGAGGTGAAAGAGGTTGTGTTCTTTATTGACCCTGATAGCTCCTTGGTCTAGATGGTTTGACAGGTAGAATTTAtcaatcatgttggcctattattCATGAAGATCTCTTGGAAGCTGTGGTTTCTTTCTTTCAGGGAGATACATTGCCTAAATTCTTCACTCATGCATGTATCATTATGCTTCCTAAAGTGGAGGCCCCTCAAATCTTCTTTGACATCAGGCCAATCATCTTGTGCAATGTTTCTAGCAAAATTATTGCTAAAATTCTCAATGCAAGATTAAACAAAATTTTGCCCAAGATCATCACTCAAAACCAAAGTGATTTTGTTAAAGGAAGAGCCATAACTAAAAATATTCTACTAGCACAGGAGCTTATCAATGATATTGGCAAACCAAGAAAAGAAGCTAATGTGGTGATCAAACTGGATATGGCTAAAGCCTACGACAGAGTCTCTTTGCCTTTCTAATGTTTCACGCTGAGGAAATTGGGATTTGCAGAAGTATGGATTGAACTAATCCACAGATTCATTTCTAACAATTAGTATTCAATCATTATGAATGGTGGCATACATGGCTTCTTCAAATCAGGAAGAGGCCTCAGACAGGGAGACCCTTTATCCCCTTCTTTATTTATACTTTGTGCATAATTACTTTCTTAGATGCTTAATAATATATACACCAATAATAGATACAAAGGCTACTTTATGAATGATCAAGGACCTAAAATCAATCACCTCTCTTTTGCAGATGACACTATCATATTCTGTAGCAGCATGAAATTTTCACTTCAGGTGACTTTAAAGACTTTATCCCAGTATGAAAAGGTTTCAGGGCAATTTATCAACAAAAGCAAAAGTTGTTTCACTATGTCTCCAGGCACAGCATAAAGTACCATCAATAGGGTCAGAAGAATCCTTGAAATGAGGTATGATCACTTCCTTATGAAATACTTGGGGTGCCTCCTACATTCTGGAAGGAAAAAATTATCCTTCTACTCTGACATGGTGACCAAGGTGGTCAACAGAATTAGAGGATAACACCTAAAATTTCTATCATTTCGAGGAAGAGTCACTCTCATAAGACATGTTCTATTGTCTCTCAATATCCATATTTTAGCTGCAATACACCCCCTAAAGGCACTATTGACATGATTGAGAAATACATCACCAGATTCTCCTAGTCTGGGACTGGTGAGGGGGAAAACATCACTGGGTGTCTTGGTATAATATTTGTTTTCCCTTTGAGGAAAGAGGTGCTAATTTCAGGATACCTGAGGACATCTGCTTGGCATTTCATGCTAAACAATGGTGGAAGTTTAGAACCAGTAATACTATGTGGTCCAACTTCATGAAGATTAAATATGCTGATAACATTCATCCCCTTACGGTGAATTGGGCTAAAGGAAACTCATATAACTGGAAAGCTATGTGTGACATAACGGAGAGAATGGACTCTAACATTTTATGGTATGTTGGCAGAGGAAATATCAGTTTCTGGTTTGATACTTGGTCCAACATTGGTCCTTTGTACAAAAAGATTGATAGAGGTCTAACCTATCAAAATTTAATGCTTAATGAAGTTCTCATTGATGGTCAATGGGACTGGTGCTGCCTTCAGGTTCAACTCCCTGAACCTATAAAAAGGCAAGTTATTCATCTGCAAATTATACTTATCCTAGAAAATGTGGATATCCCCAACTGCATATGCCCAAACACTGGTAGTTTTTCCATAACCACTGCTCGGAACCTTTTGAGGCAAAAGAGGAGTACTAACCAATATGATTCCAAGATTTGGCATAATGACATCCCTTTCAAAATGTCATTCTTAACCTAGAGGGCAGTCCATAACAGATTGCCTACTGATGACATGATCAGTAGGTTTGGTATCAATGTTCCTGTTATTTGTTCATATTGTTTAGACACAGAAATAACCAATAGTGATGAGACTGTTGAGCACCTTTTCTGCGAAGGCAACTATGCTAAAAAATCTGGAAGTACTTTGTTGGTTCTCTTGGAGTTACTTTCAGGAATGTAAATATGAAGACCTTTATTACCAACTATTGGAATCTTAGAACTAGGAACTCTGTCATTTCCTATGTTCTTAAAATTCttcctctttttattttatgggaGCTATGGAGATTAAGATACAGTGCCAAATATGGTATGGAAAGACCCTCTACAGCTAGATCCATTTCACTCATTTCTTTCAACATTGTCAACAATCTTAAAAGTAACTTTGAGAATGTCAAAATTGGGGATGAATAGTCGGACATTTGCAATCTGAGTAACATCCCTCTCAATGAGGTCTCTATCATTGCTGTCAAATGGATTACACCTCCCATCCTTTTTGGTAAACTCAATACTGGTGGATCTTGTGTGGATGGAGATTGAGGTGTTGGAGTTGTAATTAGAGATTGCATGGGTAATTTCATGATGGCATTCTCCAAACCTTTGGGGCAAGCTACAAGCAACTGGGGCAGAAGCTTGTGCACTATTATTTAGCATCAATTGGTGCATTCAAAAAGGCCACAACCTTATCATTGGTGAAACTTATTCACTACTCCTACAAAATTGCGTCACTGGTACCTGGCCTTCTCCATGGAGGATTACAAATAATGTGAGACAGCTAAAAAATTTGGTGCATAATAATAGGATAATCATCAGACATTGCTTCAGGGAAGCAAACAGAATGGCGGATAGAATGGCTTCCTTGAGCCACAAGACTGGTGTTGTTTATATTAACACTAATTTTGATATCTTACCTCGTCAATTTAAAGGTTTATTTAACACTGACAGATGGAATCTTCCTACTTTTTGAGTCAAGAAGAGAAAACCAAGCAAACTTATATATGAGCCGCCTTGATATACCAGCTTTATTACCacattttgttgttttgttttagAGGAAGTGTTAGTTGTTTTCCTACTGGTTGCTTGCCTCTATCTACTGTTGTAAAGAAGACATGAATATATCCTCCTTCTTCAACTGTAACTTCTTCAAAAGTGACAATAAAATCGTGACTCGTTAAAAGGAACCTAAAAAAAACTTTCTTCCTACGTAGAAAAACTATCTTTCGTCCATGCTCTAGAATATCCAAATTCAATATGATCTCttgatttttttatctttttgttaTTAATACTGATTTATGGTAAtgattattttgagaaataaaaGGAAGGATTTTGTACAAACTATTCTATAGCTTGAGCTTTTAAATCGTCGTTAAATATAGTAACATGTTAAAACTTACACGTGGGTCTTGTGATACttgtgaaataaaaaaataaattaaaaaggatATTGAGACATCGAACACGAACAGGATGCATAGTTAGAAACTACAAAAAGGTTATAATTTCTTAATTTGAGTCTAAACATTTCCTCTCTCTGCCCATTTCAGTCCTTTGATTAACTCACTGTGCTTATTTAATGACACTTTTTgcgattttaaaaaaaaattagtgattttttttattaataaacaCTGTTTGTAGTTTCCTAGTGCAAATAATATTTACAGTATTAGAAAGTTGAAATTTGCATTACGAAAAATTaatcattttaataattttactgtttaatccaaaaaaattaattttagttcTTATTTCCTTGTAATCAAAATAAGTCTAGTAGTAAGTATAGTATTTTAActtgaaaatacttttttttaaaaataaacataTAACCCTATTGATAAAAAAGTGGGGCCCCTAATTTTTTGGGGCTAAAGCATGTGCTTTATTGGCTATAGCCGGCGTTGCTAAAATGGGGACCAAGTTTATATTTTTGAGCAAAATTGCTGTATTTTTCTGGTTGTGGGGTTGGTTTTTCTGTGGAAGATAAGCTATTGAAGAAGTTACTACCCTTCAGATCTAGAAGTAAAAGGTTAGAAAATGAAATTATATTCTTTTAatgttaattcttttttttttcttcatttttttctggTTATAGTGGTTTGgagctgattttttttttctttttttttttcagatgAAATGGAGACCAAGTTCATATTTTTGAGCAAATGGCTGTACTTTTTGTTCTTGGGTTTGGTTTATATGTGAAAGAAAAGCCATTGAAAAAGTCACAACCCTTCAAATCTTGGTATTAGATCTTTCAAGTATCAAAAAGGCAAGAAACcaaattatcttcttcttttaCTGTTAATTTTTGTAGTGGGTTtagctgattttttttttctattttcagaTGATTGTAATACCTCAAAGTAATAACCTAGCAGGAGCAAAAGGGGTACTTGGTGTTTCAGGTTATGTACCTTCAATTTCTTCttcaccagaagcagcaatttgTAATAAAGGTTTAAACTTTACAAGAAACGAATCTGTCTCAGTGTTGGATGCAAGAAGTCCTAGTCCTTCAGCTTCATCTTCCTCGTGTTCTTATGGTGGACAATATGCTGGAAATAATGGAGTTCCCGGCGCCGGAGCTGGAAAAATTGACGGCCGGAAAGAGGAGTTGGTTACTGAGCTGCAGCCATTTTCATTTGAGTTGGAGCCAGAAAAATTTAATCTtggatttggggatttggataaTTTGTTGCCGGAACTTGCCGGCTCCGACCAGACCATTTTCCGGTGGATCTCCGGCGATATGGAGGACCCATCAGTTAGCTTGAAACAACTACTCCAAGGAGGAAATGCAAATGCTGATTTGGGTTGTGGAGTTTCAGTTGCAGGTTCTTTTGCTTGTACTGATAATATTTCCTTTTCTAGTTCAGATATTTCTTTAGATGCCAACATTGAGAAAATTGGTTCTGTTGTCATTGACTCAAATAATAGACCAAATAATAACTTTGAAAATCCGAATGTCAATCTTTTGGCCAAGAGTTTACCTCCTACTTTGAGCTTTCACGAACAACAATCAGAAGAGAAGCCTCAAATTTCTTGTCCACAAATAATGACAAACCAACACCAGTTCCAGAATTCCGCTTATGTTAACTTGTTTGGCTCATCATCatacaacatgaatcaagaacagccgCCACCCAAGCGCCACAATTCGGGTATCCTGGGTTCAAGCTTAGGCTTTCTATTGCCTAAAGTTCCGTTCTTTAATCCCAGTGGTGACTTATTGCTGAGGAAACAACCATTGGGACATATGCAGCAACAAGTCAATTTGCTGCCTCCTCACCAGTTTCAGCCAACATCATTATTTGTACCTAAGCTTGAGGCAGCTGGTggtgatggtaatggtaatttgaTGGTGCCTCGTCATCAACAGCAGGAACAACAGTTCATTTATGACCAGATTTTTCAGGCCTCTGAATTATTACTGGCCGGACATTTCTCAAACGCGCAAATGATATTGGCGCGGCTCAATCAACAGCTCTCTCCCATTGGCAAACCCTTCAAGAGGGCTGCTTTTTACTTCAAAGAGGCTCTGCAGTTACCTTTCCTTTTGCCTTGTACATCCACATCTTTTCCACCAAGAATTCCCACCCCATTTGATTGTGTGCTTAAGATGGATGCTTATAAGGCTTTTTCTGAAGTATCTCCACTTATTCAGTTCATGAATTTCACCTCCAATCAAGCTATTCTTGAAGCTCTTGGGGATGCCAAGCAAATTCACATAATAGATTTTGACATTGGCTGTGGTGCTCAATGGTCCTCATTTATGCAAGAACTCCCGAGCAGCAATAGAAAGGCAACTTCTCTAAAGATTACTGCCTTTGTATCTCCTTCAACCCACCACTCCGTTGAGATTGGCATCATGCACGAAAGTTTAACGCTGTTTGCTAATGATGTGGGAATCAGATTTGAGCTGGAAGTTATTAACTTGGATTCCTTTGACCCTAAGACTTATCCCTTATCC includes the following:
- the LOC142162122 gene encoding uncharacterized protein LOC142162122; translated protein: MGVVGDFNGITNAEENKGRRPYKFEEIFDSISCLTDCNLQDAARADFTRYLKFQDNILRQKARIKWLKKGDANTAFFYGIIRNMRKRLHIQKIKDMEGNWVEGSNEIADATLNYFDHLFSADNTIEDSNVLSVGDTLPKFFTHACIIMLPKVEAPQIFFDIRPIILCNVSSKIIAKILNARLNKILPKIITQNQSDFVKGRAITKNILLAQELINDIGKPRKEANVVIKLDMAKAYDRVSLPF
- the LOC107763536 gene encoding scarecrow-like protein 22 isoform X1 translates to MIVIPQSNNLAGAKGVLGVSGYVPSISSSPEAAICNKGLNFTRNESVSVLDARSPSPSASSSSCSYGGQYAGNNGVPGAGAGKIDGRKEELVTELQPFSFELEPEKFNLGFGDLDNLLPELAGSDQTIFRWISGDMEDPSVSLKQLLQGGNANADLGCGVSVAGSFACTDNISFSSSDISLDANIEKIGSVVIDSNNRPNNNFENPNVNLLAKSLPPTLSFHEQQSEEKPQISCPQIMTNQHQFQNSAYVNLFGSSSYNMNQEQPPPKRHNSGILGSSLGFLLPKVPFFNPSGDLLLRKQPLGHMQQQVNLLPPHQFQPTSLFVPKLEAAGGDGNGNLMVPRHQQQEQQFIYDQIFQASELLLAGHFSNAQMILARLNQQLSPIGKPFKRAAFYFKEALQLPFLLPCTSTSFPPRIPTPFDCVLKMDAYKAFSEVSPLIQFMNFTSNQAILEALGDAKQIHIIDFDIGCGAQWSSFMQELPSSNRKATSLKITAFVSPSTHHSVEIGIMHESLTLFANDVGIRFELEVINLDSFDPKTYPLSSLRSSECEAIAINFPIWSISSCLFAFPSLLHCMKQLSPKVVVSLERGCERTELPLKHHLLHALQYYEILLASIDAANLTPDVGKKIERSLLQSSIENMVLGRLRSPNRIPPWRNLFASAGFSPVAFSNLTEIQAECLVKRTQVGGFHVEKRQTSLVLCWKQQELLSALSWRC
- the LOC107763536 gene encoding scarecrow-like protein 6 isoform X2, which codes for MIVIPQSNNLAGAKGVLGVSVLDARSPSPSASSSSCSYGGQYAGNNGVPGAGAGKIDGRKEELVTELQPFSFELEPEKFNLGFGDLDNLLPELAGSDQTIFRWISGDMEDPSVSLKQLLQGGNANADLGCGVSVAGSFACTDNISFSSSDISLDANIEKIGSVVIDSNNRPNNNFENPNVNLLAKSLPPTLSFHEQQSEEKPQISCPQIMTNQHQFQNSAYVNLFGSSSYNMNQEQPPPKRHNSGILGSSLGFLLPKVPFFNPSGDLLLRKQPLGHMQQQVNLLPPHQFQPTSLFVPKLEAAGGDGNGNLMVPRHQQQEQQFIYDQIFQASELLLAGHFSNAQMILARLNQQLSPIGKPFKRAAFYFKEALQLPFLLPCTSTSFPPRIPTPFDCVLKMDAYKAFSEVSPLIQFMNFTSNQAILEALGDAKQIHIIDFDIGCGAQWSSFMQELPSSNRKATSLKITAFVSPSTHHSVEIGIMHESLTLFANDVGIRFELEVINLDSFDPKTYPLSSLRSSECEAIAINFPIWSISSCLFAFPSLLHCMKQLSPKVVVSLERGCERTELPLKHHLLHALQYYEILLASIDAANLTPDVGKKIERSLLQSSIENMVLGRLRSPNRIPPWRNLFASAGFSPVAFSNLTEIQAECLVKRTQVGGFHVEKRQTSLVLCWKQQELLSALSWRC